One stretch of Carassius gibelio isolate Cgi1373 ecotype wild population from Czech Republic chromosome B1, carGib1.2-hapl.c, whole genome shotgun sequence DNA includes these proteins:
- the LOC127949182 gene encoding uncharacterized protein LOC127949182 isoform X1: MCVCVCVCGHTHRIVNLVQSVFWSLSFSSSSKDTNTHDISVIRAAAVKENSTRSVVIMVNGTLNELSQLKQSGFGQPWPRHGLNLLFWFAHDYIDFRNGKMVSISSPHDKRFGFHKFKNDDHDHIVPIENLPYYEVGNLNFPGADELPNYVRANYMHSNPESNKDRIIVCQNTNGSFKSVHVTEHLKDNLKQFDSKKTYRVSQGLLQIIKNMTREQFLNKTSKTQEVHASQPRISNPEEEGVRNRPQIREVTAPLDNTCSCTIL; encoded by the exons atgtgtgtgtgtgtgtgtgtgtgtggacacacCCACAGGATTGTCAATCTGGTTCAGTCTGTTTTCTGGAGCTTGTCATTCTCCTCATCTTCTAAAGACACTAACACACATGACATCTCTGTAATAAGAGCAGCAGCTGTCAAAGAAAACAGTACAAGGTCAG TCGTCATCATGGTGAACGGTACTCTGAATGAACTGTCTCAGCTCAAACAATCAGGCTTCGGTCAGCCGTGGCCTAGACATGGCTTGAACCTGTTGTTTTGGTTTGCTCATGACTACATCGACTTCAGAAATGGGAAAATGGTCTCCATCTCTAGCCCTCACGATAAACGCTTTGGCTTTCACAAGTTCAAAAATGATGATCATGATCACATTGTGCCTATTGAGAATCTCCCATATTATGAGGTGGGCAACCTGAACTTTCCAGGAGCAGACGAACTCCCAAATTATGTCAGGGCCAATTACATGCACAGCAATCCTGAAAGTAACAAGGATCGCATTATTGTGTGTCAAAACACCAATGGCAGCTTCAAAAGTGTGCATGTGACTGAACACTTGAAGGATAACTTGAAACAGTTCGACAGCAAAAAAACCTACAGAGTGAGCCAGGGCCTCCTCCAGATCATCAAGAACATGACTCGAGAGCAGTTTCTCAATAAGACATCCAAAACTCAAGAAGTGCATGCCAGTCAACCCCGGATCTCCAACCCTGAAGAGGAGGGTGTCAGAAATAGACCGCAGATACGTGAAGTGACTGCGCCTCTAGACAATACCTGCTCATGTACCATTCTTTAA
- the LOC127949182 gene encoding uncharacterized protein LOC127949182 isoform X2, producing MVNGTLNELSQLKQSGFGQPWPRHGLNLLFWFAHDYIDFRNGKMVSISSPHDKRFGFHKFKNDDHDHIVPIENLPYYEVGNLNFPGADELPNYVRANYMHSNPESNKDRIIVCQNTNGSFKSVHVTEHLKDNLKQFDSKKTYRVSQGLLQIIKNMTREQFLNKTSKTQEVHASQPRISNPEEEGVRNRPQIREVTAPLDNTCSCTIL from the coding sequence ATGGTGAACGGTACTCTGAATGAACTGTCTCAGCTCAAACAATCAGGCTTCGGTCAGCCGTGGCCTAGACATGGCTTGAACCTGTTGTTTTGGTTTGCTCATGACTACATCGACTTCAGAAATGGGAAAATGGTCTCCATCTCTAGCCCTCACGATAAACGCTTTGGCTTTCACAAGTTCAAAAATGATGATCATGATCACATTGTGCCTATTGAGAATCTCCCATATTATGAGGTGGGCAACCTGAACTTTCCAGGAGCAGACGAACTCCCAAATTATGTCAGGGCCAATTACATGCACAGCAATCCTGAAAGTAACAAGGATCGCATTATTGTGTGTCAAAACACCAATGGCAGCTTCAAAAGTGTGCATGTGACTGAACACTTGAAGGATAACTTGAAACAGTTCGACAGCAAAAAAACCTACAGAGTGAGCCAGGGCCTCCTCCAGATCATCAAGAACATGACTCGAGAGCAGTTTCTCAATAAGACATCCAAAACTCAAGAAGTGCATGCCAGTCAACCCCGGATCTCCAACCCTGAAGAGGAGGGTGTCAGAAATAGACCGCAGATACGTGAAGTGACTGCGCCTCTAGACAATACCTGCTCATGTACCATTCTTTAA
- the LOC127949183 gene encoding uncharacterized protein LOC127949183, giving the protein MVRTLNNVSELRQTGFGQPSPSHGLSLLWWFAHDCVQIDSNSRLIALCNPESGAFGFHRFYNSDNLLPKSNLPYYEVGNLNSPGSLPRYVTKNNTGYSDKSNKDRIIVSFNSHWNSFEKIYVTQHSDQVKFDRNRTYCISTDLLEDIQELRREDFLRGRTNRSEHITIDMPQSVQIHPSQSHSTCKECCSMLSCILFILIFIAAIFSYFK; this is encoded by the coding sequence ATGGTGAGAACCCTGAATAATGTGTCCGAGCTGAGACAGACTGGGTTTGGTCAGCCGAGTCCCAGTCACGGTCTGAGCTTGTTGTGGTGGTTTGCTCATGATTGTGTTCAGATCGACTCGAACAGTCGTTTGATTGCATTGTGCAACCCTGAAAGTGGAGCTTTTGGCTTTCATCGATTCTATAATAGTGATAATCTTCTTCCTAAATCTAACCTACCATACTATGAGGTTGGCAACCTAAACTCCCCTGGATCACTGCCTCGTTATGTCACTAAGAATAACACTGGATATTCAGACAAAAGCAACAAAGATCGCATCATTGTTTCCTTTAACTCACATTGGAACagttttgagaagatttatgtgACACAACATTCAGATCAGGTGAAGTTTGACCGGAATCGCACTTACTGTATTAGTACTGATCTCCTTGAGGACATTCAAGAGTTGAGACGTGAAGACTTCCTCAGAGGACGCACGAATCGTTCTGAACATATAACCATAGATATGCCTCAGTCCGTGCAGATTCATCCATCTCAGAGTCACTCCACTTGTAAAGAATGCTGCTCTATGCTATcttgtatattgtttattttgatcTTTATTGCAGCTATTTTCTcgtattttaaataa